The stretch of DNA TCAGCTCGATTCATTAATGGCACAATGGGTGATAATTCATAAGGATTTAATTGTAATTCGATTAAATCTTTTTCAATTAATTCTAACTTATTAAAATTAATTTCATTTAAAAGATTTAAATCCTCTTCATTTAATAAGGTATGAATTTCTCCTTCATAAGCTTTAATGAATTGATGATTCACCAATAGCATTTTATAGTAATTTTCTTGTGTAAACGAACCATCAAACAAACGTTTGGATTCGAGTCTAGCTTCAATCTCGTCGTGGTATTGTGCTGTATTTGTTTTTAATAAATCTGTGACTTGCATTGTATCTGAATTGAAGTATAAATTTATGGAAATATCAATAGTAGACTGCTAAAAAACTTAGTTTCCTAAAGACCTTTAAAACTATGTTATAATCGTGATTATTCTACAATTGTTAACTCATCGATAATATTTGTAGCACCAGCGTATTTATCTACTACCCACAATACGTAACGAATATCAACTGAAATTGTACGTTGTAATTTTGGATCGAAGATTACATCACCAGCCATTGCTTCAATATTACCATCGAATGCTACACCAATTAATTCTCCTTTACCATTTAAAACTGGTGAACCTGAGTTACCACCTGTAATATCATTGTTTGATAAGAAGTTGATTGGCATATATCCATTTTTATCTGCATAACGTCCATAATCTTTTGCTGCAGCTAATTCTAATAAACGTTTTGGATTCTCAAACTCAGCATCACCTGCTTTGTGTTTCGCAACCACACCTTCCATTGTTGTGTAGAAGTTTGCAGGAGCATCTGGTTGACGATTTGGATTTAAGCTTTTTGGTAACGCTTGAATTGAACCATAAGTTAAACGTAATGTAGAGTTCGCATCTGGATATAAAATATCACCGATTTTAGACTCACGTAAACCTTTCACTAATAAACGGAAGTTTTTCGCATATACTTCTTCTAATTGTGCTTGCTCTTCTGTTTTTTGAGCTTGTCGTTCTACTAATGCAGAAGATAAAACAAATAAAGGATCTTTCTTTAACACCTCAACATCTGGAGAAATTAAGAAATTCTTTACTTGTGCAGCATCTGCAAAGAAAGAACGAGATACTGCATCTTCAACGTAAGCATTGAAGTTGTTTCCATTTTGTTTTGCTAAGTCAGCAACATATGGCGCTAATCCCGCTTCAGCTGCTTTAGAAGCATATAAATTTAATTGAGCAGCTAATACATCTTTCTCTAATGGTAAGTACATTTTACCATAGATCGCTTCGATCATTTCCTCAATTCGTGGCATCATTTCAGCACGTTTCGCCTCGTTTGCAGCTGCATAATTTTCAATTGATTTACCTAAACGGTAAGGAGCTGATGCTAAAGCAGCAGAACGCATTAAAATTGCTAAATAATTATTATGACGCGCATCTAAATTCGTTTTTGCATAATAATCATTTAAATTCTTGATGATATCACCATATTCTTCCTTATTGGCTTTTTTATTCGCCCATTTGTTGAATTTAGCTTCTAATTTCGATTTTTTAGCAACAGTTTGGTGCTCTTTTAAAGCTACAATCATTCCGTCACGGTTTTTCCAGTAATTTGCTAAACCTGCATATTTAGAAGCGTAATCAATATTTACTTTTTGAATTTGCTCTTGGTATTTTTTGATTTGATCCATACCAACTTTTGAAGCCTCTACCCATGCTGGGTAAGCATAATCGATGTTTTGAGCAACACCTTGCGCTGGCATCCAACGGTTTGTACGACCTGGGTAACCTAAAATCATTGCAAAATCATTTAACTTATATCCTTTTAAAGAAATTGGTAAATGATGTTTTGGTTTTAACGGAACATTCTCTTTTGAATATTTTGCTGGATTTCCATCTTTATCTGCATATACACGGAACATTGAGAAATCACCTGTATGACGTGGCCTTTCCCAGTTGTCTGTATCTCCACCGAAACGTCCAATCATATCTGGAGGTGTACCAACTAAACGTACATCTTCGTAATCTTGGTAAACGAAGTAGTAATATTCATTGCCTTGAAAGAATGAACGTACTGAAACCACATATTTCCCATTTTCGCTATTTTCTTTTTCAATTTTAGCGATTTCTTGGTTGATGATTCTTTCACGTTCAGCTTCTGACATTTTATTGTTTACTTTTCCTAAAATGCGTTGAGACACATCGTCCATACGTACGAAGAAACGTACTTTTAGATTATCAGGCTTTAATTCTTCAGATTTGTTTTTCGCCCAAAATCCGTGCGTTAAATAATCATTTTCAGGTGTAGATAATTGAGCAATATTTCCATATCCACAGTGGTGGTTTGTTAAAACTAGCCCTTGATCAG from Faecalibacter sp. LW9 encodes:
- a CDS encoding S46 family peptidase → MKKLLLSTLVAVLLFPMKLKADEGMWFLMFIERLNHRDMQKQGLQLTAEEIYSINNNSLKDAIVQFGGGCTAEIISDQGLVLTNHHCGYGNIAQLSTPENDYLTHGFWAKNKSEELKPDNLKVRFFVRMDDVSQRILGKVNNKMSEAERERIINQEIAKIEKENSENGKYVVSVRSFFQGNEYYYFVYQDYEDVRLVGTPPDMIGRFGGDTDNWERPRHTGDFSMFRVYADKDGNPAKYSKENVPLKPKHHLPISLKGYKLNDFAMILGYPGRTNRWMPAQGVAQNIDYAYPAWVEASKVGMDQIKKYQEQIQKVNIDYASKYAGLANYWKNRDGMIVALKEHQTVAKKSKLEAKFNKWANKKANKEEYGDIIKNLNDYYAKTNLDARHNNYLAILMRSAALASAPYRLGKSIENYAAANEAKRAEMMPRIEEMIEAIYGKMYLPLEKDVLAAQLNLYASKAAEAGLAPYVADLAKQNGNNFNAYVEDAVSRSFFADAAQVKNFLISPDVEVLKKDPLFVLSSALVERQAQKTEEQAQLEEVYAKNFRLLVKGLRESKIGDILYPDANSTLRLTYGSIQALPKSLNPNRQPDAPANFYTTMEGVVAKHKAGDAEFENPKRLLELAAAKDYGRYADKNGYMPINFLSNNDITGGNSGSPVLNGKGELIGVAFDGNIEAMAGDVIFDPKLQRTISVDIRYVLWVVDKYAGATNIIDELTIVE
- a CDS encoding biliverdin-producing heme oxygenase, giving the protein MQVTDLLKTNTAQYHDEIEARLESKRLFDGSFTQENYYKMLLVNHQFIKAYEGEIHTLLNEEDLNLLNEINFNKLELIEKDLIELQLNPYELSPIVPLMNRAEALGALYVIEGSMLGGMVIAKQLKKYPDLEKAGFHYFGHYGSYIGPIWKTFVAYMNEKLTTEEEKQSALDGAIKAYTYLIGAA